A stretch of DNA from Bactrocera neohumeralis isolate Rockhampton chromosome 6, APGP_CSIRO_Bneo_wtdbg2-racon-allhic-juicebox.fasta_v2, whole genome shotgun sequence:
TGACACCGTTTGTGGAACAGCGGGGTATGTTCCCGCTGGACCTGCACCTACTGGCTGAGCACCTGCTCCTGGCCGATATCCTGTTCCTGGTTGTAAGCCTGCTCCTGGTTGTTGTTCAGCACCTGGTTGATAACCTGCTCCTGGCAGATATCCTGTTCCTGGTTGTAATCCTGCTCCGGGTTGTTGTTCAGCTACTGGTTGATAACCTGCTCCTGGTTGATAACCTGCTACTGGCTGGTATCCTGTTCCTGGTCGTAATCCTGCTCCGGGTTGTTGTTCAGCCCCTGCTTGATAACCTGCTCCTGGCTGATATCCTACTCCTGGTTGTAAGCCTACTCCGGGTTGTTGTTCAGCTCCTGGTTGATAACCTGCTCCTGGTTGATATCCTGCTCCTGGTTGATAACCTGCTCCTGGCTGATATCCTATTCCTGGTTGTAAGCCTGCTCCGGGTTGTTGTTCAGCTCCTGGTTGATAACCTGCTCCTGGTTGATATCCTGCTCCAGGTTGATAACCTGCTCCTGGCTGATATCCTGGTCCTGGTTGTAAGCCTGCTCCTGGTTGTTGTTCAGTTCCTGGTTGATAACCTGCTCCTGGTTGATATCCTGCTCCAGGTTGATAACCTGCTCCTGGCTGATATCCTGTTCCTGGTCGTAATCCTGCTCCGGGTTGTTGTTCAGCCCCTGATTGATAACCTGCTCCTTGCTGATATCCTGTTCCTGGTTGTAAGCCTGCTCCGGGTTGTTGTTCAGCTCCTGGTTGATAACCTGCTCCTGGTTGATATCCTGTTCCTGGTTGGTAACCTGCTCCTGGCTGATATCCTGTTCCTGGTTGTAAGCCTGCACCTGGTTGTTGTCCAGATCCTGGTTGATATCCTGCTGTTGGGTGATATCCTATACCTGTGCCTACTCCGGGTTGTAGTCCAGCACCTGGTTGTGCATCTGCTCCTGGTTGAGGACTCACTTGTGGTTGGTAACCTACACCCGGTTGCAAACCTGCACCAGGTTGCAAACCTGCACCAGGTAGCAAGCTCGCTCCTGGTTGATATCCTGCACCTGGTTGTAATTGAGCACCTTGTTGATACCCTACCCCTGGTTGATAACCAGCACCAGGATGAGCTCCCGGACCGCCAATGACATCTGGGGCATAAATTCCACTAGGCCCAGATGGAATACCAGATACTCCACTTCCAGGTTGCCAATAAGATCCAGTTGGATGAGTGCTTACAACTGGTCCAGTTGGCTGACCTCGTGTAACACCACCTGTCGGGATACCAGCTTGACCAGATCCAGGAGCTTGACCGATTGGACTGGGGCCGTAGATTTGAGATCCCGAGGGAATACCAACTCCTGGAGCTTGCACACCAATTGGTTGAGGTCTGCCACCAGTTTGAATACCTGTGGTTCCTGGCGCATAACCACTTTGTGGCCTTGACCCCGTAATAGGTCCCAAACCGGGGGAATAAGCTTGACCCGAACTTAAATCTACACCTTGTTGAATACCACCACCAGGCCTTGAGCTAACCGTCGTACCTATACCAGGTCCATAAATACCACTGGGTGGTGCACCACCACCAATCCCACCTCCCGGTGGCGCAGGTTGACGGCCTGGTTGCGGTACATATAATCCACCAACCTGACCGGGTTGTAAACCGCCACCAACACTTGTGTAAGTTGGCTGTCCGGTTATTTGTGGACCACCTTGTACAAGTGCTCCAGGCCTTTGATCAGCAGCTGATCCGACCACTCCTGTCCCTGGTTGACCAGTAGGAAGGCCAGCACTGGGAGCATACGCACCTCCATGTACAACTTGGCCACCAATTTGCTGACCAGGTCTTGTAGCTCCTTCTACTCTAGGACCACCAATTTGTCCAGTACCATATCCACTACCTGGCCCCAAAGCGCCACCAGGCTGCACGCTCTCTGGTTGTCCATAAATTGCTCCAGGTCTCACAATAGCTCCTGCTTGAGGTCCTCCACCAGCTCCTGTGCCACCAGTTCCAGTTGGTTGACCGATTCCAGGTCCATAAGATGTCCCGGGTCTAGCTCCCGGCCTTATAATCGCACCTGGTTGAACACCAGCATCTGAGCCAGGAGTTGAGGGTCCAGGTCCAATGGGTTGACCACCAACACCAGGTTGTCGTCCGATACCAGCTATTCCACCAGGTCCAACGGGTTGACCACCAGTGCCAACACCATAACCGGCACCAGGTTGTCGCCCAATACCGCCAACACCTCCAGGTCCAATGGGCTGACCAGCAGTACCAACACCATAACCGGCACCAGGTTGTCGCCCAATACCGCCAACACCTCCAGGTCCAATGGGCTGACCAGCAGTACCAACGCCATAACCAGCGCCAGGCTGTCGCCCAATACCGCCCACGCCTCCAGGTCCAACAGGCTGTCCAACAGTACCAACACCATAACCGGCACCGGGCTGTTGTCCAGCAGTAGGGCCTCTTGCACCTAGACCTCCAGGGCCACTAGGCTGTACACCGCCAGGAGCCAAAACACCCCCTTGCCTCAATGTGCCAGCAGCTCCAGGACCCCCAATTGTAGTAGTACCTGCAGTGCCAGGAATGATTCTCAAGGCATCTGGCCTACCACTACCGCCAACATAAGTGAGGGGATCGGGAGAACCCGCGGGATATTCTAAATTAAATATGTGGGTATATTAACTAAGGTATCATGTACCAGTATTGTTAAACATAACTTACCATAAGTGGGACTTGATGCACAATCACTGCAATCTCCCATTGAGAATTGACTCTGTGCTTGTCCCATACCATGGCTTCCAGCTAAATTTGTAgatttaatcatttatttatgtaactatatataatttttctggaGTTCATACAAACTGTTGTTCTAGATCCGTGTTCATTAGCCTCTGCTTCAGCTTTGCCATCCTGTTCTGGTTTTCCAAAATTGAGATACTGAGATTGCGTCTGACCACGCATACTTAAAGGAGAACATAAAATGATTTacgttattttaatttatatctcGACGATGAAACTTACTATCCTCGTCCGCTTCGCTTTGATCTATCCAAATCAAGTTGATCATTATCAACCTCGTAATTCGATTCCGGCACGCTTTCATCTAATGACGCCTGAAACATAAggttaaaatgtattttaagaaCTATGCGAACACcgtcatgtatgtatatctagtaAATGTAATGCATAACTtcacttttaaaatataattaaggaCTCAATAAAGCTATGCAAGACATGGGTGGTCCCGATAgagttacttttttcaatatccttGTTTTGACaagtgagtcgtgtcaagcgtTCATGTTcattttgttcagtattgtatGACATTTCATCAAGAAAAGACTTACggctgaacaacgtttacaaatcgtttaactttattacgaaaatgcacgttctgtaaagaatgttttttgcgccttcgctcaacttataatcaacataatcggcctactgagcgtactattcgccatcttgagacccagaattcattattggataatattcggccGAACGGACGTGGTATAGTCCAgcaagcagtgaagaaaatatagcaaccgtagctgagagtgtacacgaagccCATGGTGAGTCGATTCGGCGTACATGACTGTCGGATGGAACGACTCCGCGCATttcacgtcgagatcttaaattgaaagcgtacaaaatacagcttgtgcaataattgaagccactcgaccttcTCAATCGACATCGCTACGCTTTATGGgctttattgagagaacactttggtgagcagataacttaacgttttgggccggtcgattggtcaccaagatcgtgtgatatcgcaccgttatgtatgtatatgtaaagcctaaagtctatgcagcCAATCCGCTTCTATTCAGAACTCTATagataatctgcaaaaaataaatgtcaaagaattttctttcgaatgataataatcaTTCCCCATTAAACTTGAAGCTTCTGTGTTTTTCATTAAAACAGTAGGAACCTCGAGATAGATCATCCTTTATTAAATTCGTGTATTACTACTTTGAAGTACGTTTTGAAAATAGGAAACATTTAAAGATCCTCATTTTTGTGTTGACCAAAATAACTAGCTCTCTTTTATGTTAGGGGAAATCCTTTTCACTTGTACGTGGATTTGTTTCTAATACCTGGATTCATTACCACATTAAAGCAGCTTAATGGGAAATTGAGAGACTCCAATTCCaattcaaaacaagtaaggaagggctaagttcgggtgtcaccgaacattttatactctcgcatgataaagtgataatcgagatttcattatacgtcatttacatatttttcaaataccgtattttttaaagttttattccgctatcatcattggttcctaatgtatatactcgtattatacagaaaaggcatcagatggaattcaaaatagcgttatattggaagaaggcgtggttatgaaccgatttcacccatatttcgcacatgtcatcagggtgttaagaaaatattatataccgaatttcattgaaatcggtctagtagttcctgagatatggtttttggtccataagtgggcgagaccacgcccattttcaatttttaaaaaaagcctgggtgcagcttccttctgcaatttcttccgtaaaatttagtgtttctgacgttttttgttagtcggttaacgcacttttagtgattttcaacataaccttttatgggaggtgggcgtggttattatccgatttcttccatttttgaactgtatatgggaatgcctaaagaaaacgactctgtagagtttggttgacatagctatagtagtttccgagatatgtacaaaaaacttagtagggggtggggccacacccacttttccaaaaaaaattgcgtccaaatatgcccctccctaatgcgattctttgtgccaaatttcactttaatatctttatttatggcttagttatgacactttatagcttttcggtttccgccattttgtgggcgtggcagttggccgattttgcccatcgtcgaacttaaccttcttatggagccaaggaatacgtataccaagtttcatcatgtctcaatttttactcaagttacagcttgcacggacggacggacagacggacggacggacagacagacatccggatttcgactctactcgtcgccctgatcactttggtatacataaccctatatctgactcttttagttttaggacttacaaacaaccgttatgtgaacaaaactataacactctccttagcaacattgttgcgagagtataaaaaatgaatatttcgCAACAAAAACTTtactgaattaattaaattaaataattatgttttgttaacataattacaaacaattatttttctgtttttttgtcaAGAAGACATCAAATGTAGTTTGCGTTTGtcttttgtgttatttttaaagttgttgATATGTGGCTGAAGCATCTATATCAAACTGTCTTTTTTAAACTCCTGTCCTAACTTTCAATAAATTGGTCCAAATTTCAAAGttcgaagtttttaacacccagaaggaagcgttggaggccctataaagtataaatataaatgatcagtatgttgagcttagtcgatttagccatgttcgtctgtctgtatatatacgaactagtccctctgtttttaagatatcgttttgaaattttgcaaacgtcattttctcttcaagaagctgctcatttgtcggaactgccgatatcggaccactataacatatagctgccatacaaactgaacgatcggaatcaagttcttgtatagaaaacttttacatttgacaatgtatcttcacaaaagttggcacaggttattttctaagtcaacaatgtaatctcgaagaaaattgttcagatcggctaactatagcatatagctgccatacaaactgaatgatcgaaatcaaatgcttgcatgggaaacctcctcatttgacgatatatcttcacgaaatttggtatgagttattgttcataggaataatattatatcgaaagaaattgttcagatcggcttgctatagcatatagctgtcatacaaaccgaacgatcggaatcaagggcttgtatggaaaactttcgcattttatgtggtatcttcacgaaatttgtcatgaaTTACTGCTtcaggtaataatataatctccgcaaaaattgttcaaattgcttccatgcaaactgaacacatagttactcaacgaaatgcacctgtgaagggtatattagcttcggtgcagccgaagttaaagttttttcttgtttgaattAATGTGTGTATGGAATCGCAATTTAGGGGTATCCACGATTTGAAATAAAAGAGCACAAATCAGTAATCAAAGTCCGGCTATACCTATAACTAAATCTAGTGTGTGCCGAGGTCACAATATCTGGAAATTTGAAATGGTGAATTTAAATATAGAACAACTAGGTGTGGTAATATCAGTAATTTAgtaataaaacagaaatttataaaaagcaacTATGACagcaatattttagaaattgaaaGAATATAAAAACTTATATAAGCAAACTTTTAGTGGGATCTCCTGTTTTTTCAGACATTGAGTACTTTTTTCAGATTTCAACTTTATGATTGTGACACTCGCAAATAACGTCAATAAAACTAGTTTAAAATTCGATGTGAAGGggctttttacaaaaattgtgaGGTTAGTAGTATTGACTTGACAGTTAAGTCAAAATAATGATGTATGAATGAGCGTTGACCGCCGCACATAGGTTTCTTAGTGCATACTGCGGCTAAAAATATAAGGAGTTGTCGCAGGACAATGACATTTGGTACATCATTGTTTTGGAttccaatcaagaaaaaaatgaaaaaaatcaaaatcacgcccccttttttacgcccacctcccatataaggtgaaacttaatttttgacctacagcactgatttttggtacatagcatttttatgacattatatatgttggtgttaaatgaccacctcccatacaaactaaattctcttttatcgaatcttcgtgacattctaattttttaaattttatttagtagtAGAAAAATGTTTAGTACGGACGAAGACATTAATAAGTGATGCAACACATCTTGTTAGTGGATAAGTCCAATTCTTCTGGAATGATACAATACAtccttgttatatatatattgcatacttttgggcggtaACATGCCATTTTAGAGTaactcattgtttttttcaaggggggcaatttggggcagctcaattttttttatcgtttagcTGGCTTTAATTCGGTATATGTATGTCGACAGCGGTAGACAGCGCTAAAAAGATACCACTTTGaagaacattgaaattttgaagtccaaattatgttgttccacaatattttttatgcattatttttttcaatggattttaatgcaaatttttttctttgatacatattataaatgaaaaataattttagttgaattttgttttattgtatcaatgatttgacttttgagtaaattttttgctaattttgattTCTCCACTCACCAAGAGCAGTTCTGGACAAAAAACTAATGCAAAGAATAATACTTTGGTAAAATAAAGATAGTTGGTAAcaaactgtgaaattttcattcaaatcaaacggccatttttgaatttcagccacGGAAATCCCAATGTGCGCCGTTCGAATTTTTAGGACCATCTGCATCGATAGTGAAAGTATCGCAAACAACTGAAATCGGACAGAAACTCGCAATTTAAGTGCAAACAATATACTTGGAGATTCTACAAATACTTCACTTatgcttttaaaatttagtatCATATTAAGCATATTTTCCTCATAAgagaaaaatcaataaatagttgtttataaaattttttgggtatttcacgaaattatataaatttttttggggttctATAATTTCACAATACATCATGCACGCCgaagttaaaaatatgtaaagtgttTTCACTCAGTATCCATTTAACTATGTCAACCAAGGTCGGTAGAAACATTTCGTTTAACTTGTTATGCCAcagtgtaaaaataaataaatggttaTGCTCTCAACTACTTTATCTTATTTGGTtcataaaatgtgaaataaatttttatgatagtttgaaattgttaaaaagcAGAAGTTATTGTGGCTTCTATTTTCCTTATAACGAATGCTATTAGCTTCGAAAGTCATTAGCTTATTTTCACCTGAAACCTTTCttcttaaattaattgaaatcggTGCACAATTTTTCTAGATTCCATATACTAAATGTGAGATatctaaatgaaattaaatgacaTGTCTCCATGACCGCTCTGTGATTCAATACTACAGTTATTATGTTATACTTTTACTAAATACAGTTTTTTCTTCCAGTTCGTCCAGTTgatcttatgtatgtatatatatccaGTAAATTTTATGTAGTCTAATAGAATTAAATCGATGTTTTCTAGGGcatgttttaatttattcagaAATCGTTGCAGATTTTCATATAGTCCCCTTTAGCCAATATAAAcaatttcgaacttccggttgctttgtaccgcatatactgtttccaaaaaataaggtgacatttgaatttaaactgcgcgcgtcaaaggatttggagaattatttttttttaggttggcaGTACTGTCAGtaacatttatgtcaaatttcatgtcaaaatattgattagtgtttgagatacgtgtcgtaaaagtgagtttttcgttttttgcgatgtcgaaatttgttgagcaaagaatttgcattaaattttgtttacggaatcaattttctgctgcggatacgttgaggatgatgcagaaagcctttggtgatgaggctatgtctaaaaaaaattgtttacaagtggtatagtgagttccaagccggccgtgaacgtgtcgaagacgaagagcgtccagggcgaccatcaacctcaaccgacgaagctcacgttcaacaaatcaaagatttggtgtggaaaaaccgtcgattaacaattagagaccttgctgatgaagttggcatatcgaaaggctcagccaataccattttgaaggatattttgggcctcaagcgcgtcaaatctcgactggtaccgaaaacattgaattttttggaaaaaaggcgtcgcgttgaagtgtgtgaaacgatgctttccgactaccagggtgtcatgaaacgcattataactggcgatgagacttggatctatgcttacgatcccgaaacaaccgatcaatcgagcgaatatcgtgccaaaagagagccgagaccaaaaaaatcgcgccaaagtcgctcaaaaatcaaggtcatgttgactgttttcttcgattatcgtggtgttgtgcattatgaattccttccaatcggtcaaacagtcaacaaggaatattatttgaacgttatgcgtcgtttgcgtaacgctatccgcctaaaaaggccggaattgtggaaagacaattcttggtttttacaccacgataatgcaccatcccatactgccctcgtaattcgtgatcaaaAAACTCAACTCATATCGTTCcgcacctgatctggcgccgagcgatttctggctattcaccaagctcaaaagaccgctccggggacaccgtttttatacgatagaggagattcaagccacagcgaagacggaactgcaGGCCATCCCGGCAAGTGaatacaaccagtgtttcgaagattggaaaacccgttggcataagtgctttgcatcgggaggggattactttgaaggggattgaattgatttggaagaataaataaggaattttcaaaataaatactatgccaccttattttttggcattgtatcggccaatatgtgcgttatctcaatgaaaattagagAGCGTGTCTTCTCATAATGTtgtatatttgtgcctaaaattaaTACGATTTGGTGAGAACTTAACCTAGCCTTAACTTAACCtaggtatcttaatgaaacccagcCCAGAAACTGGACGATACtacccccaactcccatatgctacataaaacaattttcgttttctAACAAGTTTTTTgccgaataaaaaaataaacaccaAAAAATTTTCTCGAGTATATCTGAGTTatcaaaattaatgcaatcagcTCATCTCTTACTCTGTCCCCAAAATACCCCATAAAATGATTACGGTCTTGCCACCGGTATTTAAACTGTTCGGTTTGGCCAAAGTGTGTTATATTTCAATGAAACTAAATTAAcaagttttctcaaaaattatgtGGTTTAGCGCTGAATTAGAATGAAattggtatgtatgtacctcatatccctaatataaTGATATCCTCTGGTTAATGTTTTCCACATCAACTCAATATACTAAATTTAGACTTTTCGGTCGAGTTGATATGACACATCTCACATTTGAAGacgtttttacataaatttagctaacaatttcattaaataatagaTGATTGATTCTTTCGCAATattttaatactcttgcaacatgttgctgcagaaTATGGAAGTTTTGTTCACCGAACAGTTGTTCGTATCACATataactaatcgagatagatatagagttatatacatataatgatttgtcaaaaaagtcttgcggtatttttattgaattttttttttctttattgaaatttaaatgaatttttgatgaatcatgcccagctcttgaccgatgctacgaatgctactatgccggtctctttcgaccaattcagcgattttatcgcaattttcgacgacaggccttccggagcgtggcgcatcttcgaccacctctacaccagaacgaaaacgttgaaaccatcgttgtgcggtggaaatggaaactgtatcgggtccataaactgcataaattttattggcggcttgagatgcatttttgcctttatcgtagtagtactgtaaaatatgctgtattttctctttattttgctccatgtttgcgacggtataactcacgaacgacttagaAGAAACGACAaccaatcaaacacgtgttagcgcgtgaaatgagctttccaaaaagatatagcatgacccgatgcgacgaataaaactagaactacgcgctttcagcgccaactagcgaaaataccgcaagactattttgacaacctaatatataagtgatcaggatgacgagaaaagttgaaatccgggtgactgtctgtctgtcggcCGTACGTCCGTGCAagcgtaatcgaaccactgccacgcctacaaaacgccattaaccgaaaacctattaaGGCCCATAAGGAAGCACTAAATTGAGATATAATATGGTACAGGGGATCCCAGTAGCgggcaaaaatttttgaaaaagtgggtgtggcaccgccctctaataagtttaatgtacatatctactcAGCTACTACAACGAAATGTGCTTTTCGCAAATATTATACGAGCTCTTTCCGGCAGtgtaaaaatagatgaaatcggaagataacacTGTTCACTCTCCATATAAAGGTTCGGTTAAAAACtgaatcaataaataaaattaataactcctttaaagtatgccaccttatgaccaaaaacttCGCAAATGTAAACTCCAGTatgtagttgacttttgactgaaactatcggtcaatgtatgggattataattgaaattcagagagaaacctttcctgatagtagtcTGCATGTAGGCTAAAAATGTGTTGATTCGGgtaaatacttcccttagcctcTCTAAATATGTGAGTTACCTTAATTAAATTGAGAGAGAGGGTTTTTCTTTTAACGGTACATTTTTGTGCTTAGCGTGAATAAAATTGGGTGAAATCTCGCTCTAGATCATATATAACTAACAAGTCTTATCAACCTGAGAGTACTTCCCTAGCTTTGAccctggcaagttgcaagagtatgatcTGTTCGCTTACACCcgaaattatttcttatttgtttaaaagaaagttttgccaacacctgAAGGTATTATATTTCACCGGATTTGATATTTGCAAGATTGCAAGAGATACATATGTTCGGTTACTCCTGAACTTtg
This window harbors:
- the LOC126761495 gene encoding fibroin heavy chain isoform X31; this encodes MLPIRWAFVGIALLIAATNGATIASLDESVPESNYEVDNDQLDLDRSKRSGRGYMRGQTQSQYLNFGKPEQDGKAEAEANEHGSRTTVSGSHGMGQAQSQFSMGDCSDCASSPTYEYPAGSPDPLTYVGGSGRPDALRIIPGTAGTTTIGGPGAAGTLRQGGVLAPGGVQPSGPGGLGARGPTAGQQPGAGYGVGTVGQPVGPGGVGGIGRQPGAGYGVGTAGQPIGPGGVGGIGRQPGAGYGVGTAGQPIGPGGVGGIGRQPGAGYGVGTGGQPVGPGGIAGIGRQPGVGGQPIGPGPSTPGSDAGVQPGAIIRPGARPGTSYGPGIGQPTGTGGTGAGGGPQAGAIVRPGAIYGQPESVQPGGALGPGSGYGTGQIGGPRVEGATRPGQQIGGQVVHGGAYAPSAGLPTGQPGTGVVGSAADQRPGALVQGGPQITGQPTYTSVGGGLQPGQVGGLYVPQPGRQPAPPGGGIGGGAPPSGIYGPGIGTTVSSRPGGGIQQGVDLSSGQAYSPGLGPITGSRPQSGYAPGTTGIQTGGRPQPIGVQAPGVGIPSGSQIYGPSPIGQAPGSGQAGIPTGGVTRGQPTGPVVSTHPTGSYWQPGSGVSGIPSGPSGIYAPDVIGGPGAHPGAGYQPGVGYQQGAQLQPGAGYQPGASLLPGAGLQPGAGLQPGVGYQPQVSPQPGADAQPGAGLQPGVGTGIGYHPTAGYQPGSGQQPGAGLQPGTGYQPGAGYQPGTGYQPGAGYQPGAEQQPGAGLQPGTGYQQGAGYQSGAEQQPGAGLRPGTGYQPGAGYQPGAGYQPGAGYQPGAEQQPGVGLQPGVGYQPGAGYQAGAEQQPGAGLRPGTGYQPVAGYQPGAGYQPVAEQQPGAGLQPGTGYLPGAGYQPGAEQQPGAGLQPGTGYRPGAGAQPVGAGPAGTYPAVPQTVSTYGQVGGDGSGAQQGDIYGPGTLPGSGTFGPLGIPGTGATGVGGIGGAGVLPGGVSVGPSALAYPGAAVPGAGALGEYKEEGPGNLITASGAGGADDAFSQAESSISEGQAAASAQGKKNGGTAKTQVSGTYSATGTFSASASTSDSDRSANAQVSGNSDGAMSQSQGQGGAAQSQAQVQVNSKDGGTKASSQSGGVIHQSQSEVQANDKGGLADSQSSGPGQTSSQAQIGFRPNQDGSAPPTTGGGQASAQSGSHSGQSQSQIQGTSKFGVSYHGAAQSASGTKEQVASYREQNRELFHSISQFGNSDAVTDRVDTVYSGPSGTALTADGNALPDLELKSSKSVKEIVNANKVTDEDSTLNEDEEEEPYDEYDDEDEYYNENSKLDSQTGNKPESQSQYRTYTQNSPTQSQQAAVPNSPDKYLLVQNQNGRVQKYPFRSTTEMVPRGFRGTVNVEKKFHTKAVKSQPTDNDLDSAEEPATPTKHRTPDSYVTVTKSITGSMDNTKNPPQENKNFQSTYYTKSSTCGYFTFSCNIVYGANGRSKICRPKAPANGKC
- the LOC126761495 gene encoding fibroin heavy chain isoform X10, with protein sequence MLPIRWAFVGIALLIAATNGATIASLDESVPESNYEVDNDQLDLDRSKRSGRGYMRGQTQSQYLNFGKPEQDGKAEAEANEHGSRTTVSGSHGMGQAQSQFSMGDCSDCASSPTYEYPAGSPDPLTYVGGSGRPDALRIIPGTAGTTTIGGPGAAGTLRQGGVLAPGGVQPSGPGGLGARGPTAGQQPGAGYGVGTVGQPVGPGGVGGIGRQPGAGYGVGTAGQPIGPGGVGGIGRQPGAGYGVGTAGQPIGPGGVGGIGRQPGAGYGVGTGGQPVGPGGIAGIGRQPGVGGQPIGPGPSTPGSDAGVQPGAIIRPGARPGTSYGPGIGQPTGTGGTGAGGGPQAGAIVRPGAIYGQPESVQPGGALGPGSGYGTGQIGGPRVEGATRPGQQIGGQVVHGGAYAPSAGLPTGQPGTGVVGSAADQRPGALVQGGPQITGQPTYTSVGGGLQPGQVGGLYVPQPGRQPAPPGGGIGGGAPPSGIYGPGIGTTVSSRPGGGIQQGVDLSSGQAYSPGLGPITGSRPQSGYAPGTTGIQTGGRPQPIGVQAPGVGIPSGSQIYGPSPIGQAPGSGQAGIPTGGVTRGQPTGPVVSTHPTGSYWQPGSGVSGIPSGPSGIYAPDVIGGPGAHPGAGYQPGVGYQQGAQLQPGAGYQPGASLLPGAGLQPGAGLQPGVGYQPQVSPQPGADAQPGAGLQPGVGTGIGYHPTAGYQPGSGQQPGAGLQPGTGYQPGAGYQPGTGYQPGAGYQPGAEQQPGAGLQPGTGYQQGAGYQSGAEQQPGAGLRPGTGYQPGAGYQPGAGYQPGAGYQPGTEQQPGAGLQPGPGYQPGAGYQPGAGYQPGAGYQPGAEQQPGAGLQPGIGYQPGAGYQPGAGYQPGAGYQAGAEQQPGAGLRPGTGYQPVAGYQPGAGYQPVAEQQPGAGLQPGTGYLPGAGYQPGAEQQPGAGLQPGTGYRPGAGAQPVGAGPAGTYPAVPQTVSTYGQVGGDGSGAQQGDIYGPGTLPGSGTFGPLGIPGTGATGVGGIGGAGVLPGGVSVGPSALAYPGAAVPGAGALGEYKEEGPGNLITASGAGGADDAFSQAESSISEGQAAASAQGKKNGGTAKTQVSGTYSATGTFSASASTSDSDRSANAQVSGNSDGAMSQSQGQGGAAQSQAQVQVNSKDGGTKASSQSGGVIHQSQSEVQANDKGGLADSQSSGPGQTSSQAQIGFRPNQDGSAPPTTGGGQASAQSGSHSGQSQSQIQGTSKFGVSYHGAAQSASGTKEQVASYREQNRELFHSISQFGNSDAVTDRVDTVYSGPSGTALTADGNALPDLELKSSKSVKEIVNANKVTDEDSTLNEDEEEEPYDEYDDEDEYYNENSKLDSQTGNKPESQSQYRTYTQNSPTQSQQAAVPNSPDKYLLVQNQNGRVQKYPFRSTTEMVPRGFRGTVNVEKKFHTKAVKSQPTDNDLDSAEEPATPTKHRTPDSYVTVTKSITGSMDNTKNPPQENKNFQSTYYTKSSTCGYFTFSCNIVYGANGRSKICRPKAPANGKC